One part of the Mariniflexile litorale genome encodes these proteins:
- a CDS encoding serine protease, with product MENPNKQEKHMLNDRLELYKDLEQKRNSKLLVYVTSDRPNLGTQIASDILSPFTEHLDKIGDVDKITLLLYTRGGNTLTAWTLVNLIRNFCDDFEVIIPFNCHSAGTLISLGANRIVMTKQATLGPIDPSVNGPLNPAIPGTNNPNARVPVSVEFVDSYLQMAKSELGINDQKGLSDILIDLTKHIHPLTLGQVYKSKTQIKMLAKKLLANHEIEQEHEDAVIKFLCSESGSHDYTMHRKEAKNLGLNIEKPNMELYTCIKSIYDDIEKELELRTPFEPNVLLGNQNQSAYQLRRAIIESVEYGCDVFVSEGILNRHVIQQPNQPQQTTIQDNRTFEGWRQEKLN from the coding sequence ATCGAAAATCCTAACAAACAAGAAAAACATATGTTAAATGACAGATTAGAACTTTATAAAGATTTAGAACAAAAAAGAAATTCTAAATTATTAGTTTATGTTACAAGTGATAGACCAAATTTAGGAACACAAATAGCATCTGACATCTTAAGTCCATTTACGGAACATTTGGATAAAATAGGAGATGTCGATAAAATCACTCTTTTGCTTTATACTAGAGGTGGAAATACTCTTACTGCATGGACATTAGTAAATCTAATTAGAAATTTTTGTGATGACTTTGAAGTTATTATACCTTTTAATTGCCATAGTGCAGGTACATTAATATCATTAGGTGCTAATAGAATAGTAATGACAAAACAAGCTACATTAGGACCTATTGACCCAAGTGTGAATGGTCCATTAAACCCTGCCATTCCAGGAACAAATAATCCTAACGCAAGAGTTCCTGTAAGTGTTGAATTTGTGGATTCTTATTTACAAATGGCTAAAAGCGAACTAGGTATTAACGACCAAAAAGGTCTATCGGACATATTAATTGATTTAACCAAACATATTCATCCGTTAACATTAGGTCAAGTTTATAAATCTAAAACACAGATTAAGATGTTAGCAAAAAAACTTCTTGCAAACCATGAAATTGAGCAAGAACACGAAGATGCTGTAATTAAATTTTTATGCTCAGAATCGGGTTCTCACGATTATACTATGCACAGGAAAGAAGCTAAAAATCTTGGATTGAATATAGAAAAGCCTAATATGGAATTATATACTTGTATTAAGTCAATATATGATGACATAGAAAAAGAGCTTGAATTAAGGACACCTTTTGAACCAAATGTGCTTTTGGGTAATCAAAATCAATCTGCGTATCAACTAAGAAGAGCGATTATTGAAAGTGTTGAATATGGTTGTGATGTTTTTGTAAGTGAAGGCATATTAAATAGACACGTTATTCAACAACCAAATCAACCGCAACAGACAACAATTCAAGACAATAGAACGTTTGAAGGTTGGAGGCAAGAAAAATTAAATTAA
- a CDS encoding AAA family ATPase, whose product MDSDTDFLKKAPHKSDYELLENLTPEAIHDQKIKEHELKRLKYKIDVKEVIPPPQIAYSLANTKTDGFAILGTLGNFSLVIGKAKSRKSFYINIAVSAALSKDTILELFKSHLPPLQNEVVYFDTEQGKYHVQKAVKRICTQIKQAEPTNLHVFYLRSLTPSERLEFIENEIYSNDKIGFVVIDGIKDLVTSINDEEQATNVASKLLKWTEERNIHIVTVLHQNKSDTNARGHIGTELINKAETVLEVAKAENDNDISIVTPLQCRDIEPEPFAFEINEYGLPVFAENYEARTETKSTKFDVSDLEDFKKFQLLNEVFSNGTSFSYSELVIQIGLAYKNQIKTAIGTNRTKLLITDCKNNNWLLQEKAKGHYTLGEYNHKKMF is encoded by the coding sequence ATGGATAGCGATACCGATTTTTTAAAAAAAGCCCCTCATAAATCCGATTATGAATTATTGGAGAATTTAACTCCAGAGGCGATACACGACCAGAAAATTAAAGAACACGAACTAAAGCGGCTTAAATACAAAATCGATGTAAAGGAAGTTATACCACCGCCCCAAATTGCTTACAGCTTAGCAAATACAAAAACGGACGGTTTCGCAATACTGGGAACGCTTGGAAATTTTAGCCTTGTAATAGGTAAAGCAAAAAGCCGTAAATCGTTTTACATTAATATAGCGGTATCGGCGGCATTAAGTAAAGACACAATACTTGAACTATTTAAAAGCCATTTACCACCACTACAAAACGAAGTGGTATATTTTGATACAGAACAAGGAAAGTACCACGTACAAAAGGCTGTTAAAAGGATTTGCACGCAGATTAAACAGGCAGAACCAACGAACTTACACGTTTTCTATTTAAGAAGCTTAACGCCGTCGGAACGTCTGGAGTTTATCGAAAATGAAATTTACAGTAATGATAAAATAGGGTTCGTCGTGATTGATGGTATTAAAGATTTAGTTACCTCAATAAACGATGAAGAACAAGCCACGAACGTAGCCAGTAAGTTATTAAAATGGACTGAGGAACGCAATATACATATCGTTACCGTACTGCATCAAAACAAGAGCGATACAAACGCCCGTGGTCATATTGGGACAGAGCTAATAAATAAAGCTGAGACGGTCTTAGAAGTCGCCAAAGCTGAAAACGATAATGATATTTCAATAGTAACGCCGTTGCAATGTAGAGATATAGAACCAGAGCCGTTTGCCTTTGAAATAAACGAGTATGGTCTTCCAGTATTCGCCGAAAACTACGAAGCACGAACAGAAACCAAAAGCACCAAATTTGATGTTTCAGATTTAGAAGACTTTAAAAAGTTTCAATTATTGAATGAGGTGTTTTCAAACGGCACAAGCTTTAGTTATTCTGAATTGGTTATACAGATAGGTTTAGCGTATAAAAACCAAATTAAAACAGCCATAGGCACGAATAGAACAAAGCTGTTAATTACTGATTGCAAAAATAACAATTGGTTACTTCAAGAAAAAGCAAAAGGACATTACACGCTTGGAGAGTACAACCATAAGAAAATGTTTTAA
- a CDS encoding helix-turn-helix domain-containing protein, with the protein METLRFEQLPNIVATLTNEVRELKALLLNKTGDKPEIETPLNIKEVSKLTELSVPTLYGYVQRNEIPFYKKGNRLKFFKTEIIDWIKTGKAKTLKEIEAEADMCLSNIRK; encoded by the coding sequence ATGGAAACACTAAGATTTGAGCAACTACCTAATATAGTTGCAACCCTTACAAACGAGGTGAGAGAATTAAAAGCCTTACTACTTAATAAGACTGGAGATAAACCCGAAATTGAAACGCCTTTAAACATTAAGGAAGTTTCAAAGCTCACGGAATTAAGCGTACCCACTTTGTACGGTTATGTACAACGTAACGAAATACCATTCTACAAAAAAGGTAATCGTTTAAAATTTTTCAAAACTGAAATTATCGATTGGATTAAGACTGGCAAAGCTAAAACTCTTAAAGAGATTGAAGCTGAGGCGGATATGTGTTTATCTAACATAAGAAAATAA
- a CDS encoding site-specific integrase translates to MSEKIKGYKISIRLDIRRKKETQKYPVKLRVYGKQTQIEKWYALDIDLTEKQFDTIWTNPDNKNLRGSNNETRLKLQAIETRANKEAEQMTVFDFAKFEAKLFRKSTDQSNVKYHFDLVIQKNLKNNKIGTAESYKYTLNSLADFSENQKKCNIEKLSFNTITVDWLNEYQNFMLSNGKSYTTIAIYTRTLRAVFNNAIESNDIIKDIYPFGEKKFKIPQTRKVKKALNAEQLKTLFNAEVTNENEQQAKDFWFFSYACNGMNLKDISLLKYSDIKEDRFNYYRAKTFDKTAKKTAITIHLTEYTKSIISKYGNENKDGFVFSIIALEDSSQTQYNKIKNFTRLINDHIKRIAKANDLPADISTYWARHSFATQSIRSGVSMEFISEALNHSDLSVTKNYFAGFEDEAKKEFANNLMNF, encoded by the coding sequence ATGAGCGAAAAAATAAAGGGTTACAAAATTTCCATACGTTTAGATATTCGACGAAAAAAAGAGACTCAAAAATATCCAGTTAAATTAAGAGTTTACGGAAAGCAAACGCAGATTGAAAAATGGTACGCCTTGGATATTGATTTGACCGAAAAACAATTTGATACTATTTGGACTAATCCAGACAACAAAAATTTAAGAGGCTCAAATAATGAAACACGCTTAAAACTTCAAGCTATTGAAACTAGAGCAAATAAAGAAGCTGAACAAATGACGGTTTTTGATTTTGCAAAATTTGAGGCTAAACTATTTCGTAAATCCACAGACCAGAGCAATGTTAAATATCACTTTGATTTAGTCATTCAGAAAAATTTAAAGAATAATAAAATCGGTACGGCTGAAAGCTATAAATACACGCTCAACTCATTAGCGGATTTCAGCGAAAACCAAAAGAAATGCAATATTGAAAAATTATCTTTTAATACTATTACCGTAGACTGGTTAAATGAATATCAAAACTTCATGCTATCAAATGGAAAGAGCTATACAACGATAGCGATTTATACAAGAACCCTCAGAGCTGTTTTTAATAATGCTATTGAAAGCAACGATATAATTAAAGATATTTATCCTTTTGGGGAAAAGAAATTTAAGATACCACAAACACGGAAAGTAAAAAAGGCTTTAAATGCTGAACAGCTAAAGACTTTGTTTAATGCTGAGGTTACAAATGAGAACGAACAGCAAGCCAAAGATTTTTGGTTTTTTAGTTACGCTTGCAACGGAATGAATTTAAAAGATATTTCGTTATTAAAATACTCAGACATCAAAGAAGATAGATTCAATTATTACAGAGCTAAAACCTTTGACAAAACAGCTAAAAAGACAGCTATCACAATTCATTTAACGGAATACACAAAAAGTATTATTTCAAAGTATGGCAATGAAAATAAAGACGGTTTTGTATTCAGTATTATAGCTCTTGAAGATTCCAGCCAAACCCAATACAATAAAATTAAAAACTTTACTCGATTAATTAACGACCATATCAAAAGAATAGCCAAAGCAAACGATTTACCAGCCGATATTTCAACGTACTGGGCTAGACATTCATTTGCTACTCAATCAATCCGCAGCGGTGTTAGTATGGAGTTTATTAGTGAAGCTTTAAACCATAGCGACCTCAGCGTAACTAAAAATTATTTTGCTGGGTTTGAAGATGAAGCAAAAAAGGAGTTCGCTAATAATTTGATGAACTTTTAA
- a CDS encoding triple tyrosine motif-containing protein — protein MKPTKLIFSILIFCVYFYLESQERPPIEAYNPTDYGAENQNWAISQSKDKYIYVANNKGLLEFNGAKWSLYTSYNQTIIRSVKVIDNFIYTGSYREFGYWEHNIYGALKYTALSKKLNILFLDDEEIWNIITIDDWILFQSLNRIYIYNKQTQAYSIIESNTTIYKIFKVNESIYFQKVKDGVYEIENGKSKLVSNNSILKENLLVNIFYHNDSVLFETEDAGFYQLKNKELKKWEIPANQVLSKIRIYSSIQLKDNSFLLGSVSNGIIHLTPEGRINYQIDHTNGLRNNTVLSVFEDLENNIWLGLENGINCINIKSPFSIYKDQKGNIGSVNTSINYNGYLYLGTNQGLFCKEEGSKEFKLINGTQGAVWCLTTIDDFLFCGHNSGTFVVNGNKATLVLDVLGTWEIKKIDNRNDVLLQGNYNGLNIIEKVNGTWKHKNKIKGFDISSRYFEMVSPTEIFVNHEYKGVFKVKLDANLTKATSVTQESSVPKGSKSSLIKYENDILYSYSEGVFKYNTKEQKFIKDSIYSQLFSKENYVSGKLVTDKRSNKLWGFSKYNISYIAPRKLSDIPKVKQISLPTNLRNDVSGYENISYFKDNLYLYGTSQGYILIDLDKMVNTTFKININSISTSVYKNGYRFNLINRNEKGDYKNNENNIEFEFSIPEYKKYILAEYQFKLDGIYNNWSKWSTSSNALFENLPHGSYTFQVRGRLGNQFSSNTETYSFTIGKPWYISNIAIAAYVLFVLLFSLLMHNIYKRYYRKQREQLVKKTQQELELKELENKQQLMRFNNDKLRQDIENKNRELGISTMSLIKKNEFLNNIKKELQKAQDEKNLKQVIKIIDRNINNTDDWHAFEEAFNNADKDFLKKIKSIHPALTSNDLRLCAYLRLNLSSKEIAPLLNISARSVEVKRYRLRKKMNLEHDDSLTDYILKI, from the coding sequence TTGAAACCTACTAAACTAATTTTTTCAATATTAATATTTTGTGTTTACTTCTATTTAGAATCTCAAGAAAGACCTCCTATAGAAGCCTATAACCCTACAGACTACGGTGCTGAAAATCAAAATTGGGCCATATCACAATCTAAAGATAAATATATTTATGTTGCAAACAACAAGGGGCTTTTAGAGTTTAATGGGGCTAAATGGAGCCTTTACACATCTTATAACCAAACAATTATTAGGTCAGTTAAGGTAATAGATAACTTTATTTACACTGGAAGTTATAGGGAGTTTGGTTATTGGGAACACAATATATATGGCGCTTTAAAATACACGGCTCTTTCAAAAAAATTAAACATTCTTTTTCTTGATGATGAAGAAATTTGGAACATTATTACAATTGATGACTGGATTTTGTTTCAATCATTAAACAGAATATACATATACAACAAACAAACACAAGCTTATTCAATTATTGAATCTAACACTACCATTTACAAAATCTTTAAGGTTAACGAAAGCATTTATTTTCAAAAAGTAAAAGATGGGGTTTATGAAATTGAAAATGGCAAATCTAAACTAGTTTCAAATAATTCAATTTTAAAGGAAAATCTTCTTGTAAACATATTTTATCATAATGATAGTGTTTTGTTTGAAACGGAAGATGCTGGCTTTTACCAGTTAAAAAACAAGGAGTTAAAAAAATGGGAGATTCCTGCAAACCAAGTGCTTTCAAAAATTAGAATTTACAGTAGCATCCAATTAAAAGACAACAGTTTTTTATTAGGCAGTGTTTCAAACGGCATTATTCATTTAACACCAGAAGGTCGTATTAATTATCAAATAGACCACACCAACGGGTTAAGAAATAATACAGTACTATCTGTTTTTGAAGACTTAGAAAACAATATTTGGTTGGGGTTAGAAAACGGTATAAACTGTATTAACATCAAATCACCATTCAGTATTTACAAAGATCAAAAAGGAAATATAGGTTCTGTAAATACTTCAATAAATTATAATGGTTACTTGTATTTAGGAACTAATCAAGGTTTGTTTTGTAAAGAAGAAGGAAGCAAAGAGTTTAAGCTTATAAATGGCACTCAAGGAGCTGTTTGGTGTTTAACAACTATTGATGACTTCCTTTTTTGTGGTCACAATTCGGGAACTTTTGTGGTAAATGGTAATAAGGCAACATTGGTTTTAGATGTTTTAGGTACTTGGGAAATAAAAAAAATAGATAACAGAAATGATGTGCTTCTACAAGGCAATTACAATGGCTTAAATATTATTGAAAAGGTAAATGGAACATGGAAACATAAAAATAAAATTAAGGGTTTTGATATTTCAAGTAGATATTTTGAAATGGTTAGTCCCACTGAAATTTTTGTTAACCATGAATACAAAGGTGTTTTTAAAGTAAAATTAGATGCTAATTTAACCAAGGCCACCAGTGTTACACAAGAATCTTCGGTACCCAAAGGATCTAAATCAAGTCTTATTAAATACGAAAATGATATTTTATATAGCTACAGCGAAGGCGTTTTTAAGTATAATACAAAAGAACAAAAATTCATTAAAGACTCTATTTATAGTCAATTGTTCAGTAAAGAAAATTATGTTTCGGGAAAACTAGTTACAGACAAAAGGTCTAACAAATTATGGGGATTTTCTAAATACAATATAAGCTACATAGCACCCAGAAAATTAAGCGATATCCCAAAAGTTAAACAAATTTCATTACCTACTAATTTAAGAAATGATGTTTCTGGTTACGAAAATATATCCTATTTTAAAGACAACCTATACCTATACGGAACATCGCAGGGTTATATTTTGATTGACTTAGATAAAATGGTCAATACAACTTTTAAAATAAATATTAATTCAATTTCTACTAGTGTTTATAAGAATGGATATAGATTTAATTTAATCAATAGAAATGAAAAAGGAGATTACAAAAACAATGAAAACAATATTGAATTTGAATTTAGCATCCCCGAATACAAAAAATATATATTAGCAGAATATCAATTCAAATTGGATGGCATTTACAACAACTGGAGTAAATGGTCAACTAGTTCAAATGCATTATTTGAAAACTTACCTCATGGCAGTTACACATTCCAAGTAAGAGGAAGATTAGGAAACCAGTTTTCTTCAAATACCGAAACATATTCGTTTACAATTGGTAAGCCTTGGTATATATCTAATATAGCAATAGCGGCATATGTGCTTTTTGTTCTACTTTTTTCTTTACTAATGCACAACATTTATAAGCGCTATTATAGAAAGCAGCGAGAACAGTTAGTTAAAAAAACACAACAAGAGTTAGAGCTAAAAGAACTTGAAAACAAACAACAGTTGATGCGTTTTAATAATGATAAATTAAGACAGGATATTGAAAATAAAAATAGAGAGTTAGGCATCTCAACCATGAGCTTAATTAAAAAGAACGAGTTTTTAAACAATATTAAAAAAGAATTACAAAAAGCTCAAGATGAGAAAAATTTAAAGCAGGTTATAAAAATTATAGATAGAAATATAAACAATACAGACGATTGGCACGCTTTTGAAGAAGCTTTCAATAATGCCGATAAAGACTTCTTAAAAAAAATAAAATCAATTCATCCTGCATTAACATCTAACGACCTACGCTTGTGTGCCTATTTAAGACTTAATTTATCATCCAAAGAAATAGCGCCGCTACTTAACATATCGGCAAGAAGTGTAGAAGTTAAACGCTATAGATTGCGTAAAAAAATGAATTTAGAGCACGATGATAGCTTGACAGATTACATTTTAAAAATATAA
- a CDS encoding TonB-dependent receptor — translation MRHYLFKIFAFLFIAYSSAQNVNVSGTTLDHSGIPIPGVNIIVKNTIKGTTTDFDGNFTIADVKLGSILTISYIGYVTQEVKVSSTTNLTITLQEDIAKLDEVVVIGYGTQTKKEITGAVSVLSSEIIEALKPTRIEQALQGQVAGVNITSQSGTPGGGSTISIRGVSTNGDNKPLILVDGNVIEDLSVINPNDIESINILKDATAGIYGVRAANGVILIKTKTGRKEMPLTIEYNVYGGFQETTRKIPVLNATEYALIVNEAYAAGGNVPPYSSILGLGIGTDWQDLVFESAPITNHNILFKGGGKNATYSYSSSFLTQDGIVGGNKSNFTRFTNNASYNLDFLENFKFTSGLTLMRTNKKNLPENSNSSVLFNAINMAPTFSVYNQEGEYTLAEGLGGEVINPLAQIDDTYDRGKILKLSGNAGLSYNFLDHFTAQSNIQFNYSEVSSKVFNPIAYFGSGKNSNVDRSSVYESLNYFRDYTFDAFIKYENKINDIHNVNVLLGTSVFKTTGEFTGATGFDIIGNSVVNANLDQATDIENINRFTGRNATFDSRLLSYFGRIQYDYNGKYLLSAVLRRDGSTKFGPENRFGFFPSGSIGWVASDEEFLKNSNVFNLLKVRASYGILGNDRIGDYRYISLLNGEGTYIFDNQEFIGTAAGGIANPEIRWEKQKTFDVGVDMRFFNNKMDVTTDYFKKRTEDLLVIPEVSGLLGTGGAPVVNGGTVENEGLEFAIGYSDRFNDNFKFSIKYNVTYIKNEVLYVNTDTGFLEGGGFGIGQPAPSRMEAGFPIGYFYGYETAGIFQNQAEINASAVGDITPEPGDIKYVDQNNDGAITLDDKTNIGNPLPDATMGLNISLDYKNFDFAAYAFASVGNEIARNYERGQQLTNRTNSYLARWTGEGTSNSFPRVSNGATPNNLFSDFYVEDGSFVRLQNVQLGYTFSDKAFENSRISKLRLYVSASNLFTLTKYKGYDPTTSSGSPIGGGIDQGFYPSAKTFLLGINLKL, via the coding sequence ATGAGACATTATCTCTTTAAAATTTTTGCTTTTCTTTTCATTGCATATTCAAGTGCGCAAAATGTAAATGTAAGCGGAACAACACTAGACCACAGCGGTATACCTATACCAGGAGTTAATATCATTGTAAAAAACACAATTAAAGGAACAACTACCGATTTTGATGGTAATTTTACAATAGCTGATGTAAAATTAGGCTCCATTCTAACTATTAGTTATATAGGGTATGTTACCCAAGAAGTTAAAGTTAGCAGCACTACCAATTTAACAATAACACTTCAGGAAGATATAGCAAAGCTAGATGAAGTTGTTGTAATTGGTTATGGTACACAAACTAAAAAGGAAATAACGGGAGCTGTTAGTGTGCTTTCTAGTGAAATTATTGAAGCTTTAAAACCAACACGTATTGAACAAGCCTTACAGGGACAAGTTGCGGGTGTTAACATTACGTCACAATCTGGTACACCGGGTGGTGGATCTACAATTAGTATTAGAGGGGTGTCTACCAATGGTGATAATAAACCGTTAATTTTAGTAGACGGGAATGTTATTGAAGATTTAAGCGTTATAAACCCAAATGATATTGAAAGCATAAACATTCTTAAAGATGCTACAGCTGGTATTTATGGTGTTAGAGCCGCAAATGGTGTTATACTTATAAAAACCAAAACGGGTCGTAAAGAAATGCCTTTAACCATTGAGTACAATGTTTATGGCGGTTTTCAAGAAACTACTCGAAAAATACCGGTTTTAAATGCTACAGAATATGCTTTAATTGTTAATGAAGCCTATGCCGCTGGGGGTAATGTACCTCCTTATTCTAGCATATTGGGTTTAGGTATTGGTACAGATTGGCAAGATCTGGTTTTTGAAAGTGCGCCTATTACAAATCACAACATCTTGTTTAAAGGTGGTGGCAAAAATGCAACGTATTCATATAGTAGCTCTTTTTTAACACAAGACGGTATTGTGGGTGGAAACAAATCTAATTTCACACGTTTCACTAATAATGCGAGTTATAATTTAGATTTTTTAGAAAATTTCAAATTCACTTCTGGTCTTACTTTAATGAGAACCAACAAAAAAAATCTTCCAGAAAACTCAAATTCGTCGGTGCTTTTTAATGCCATTAATATGGCACCAACATTTTCTGTATATAATCAGGAAGGTGAATATACGTTGGCAGAAGGATTAGGTGGAGAAGTTATTAACCCTTTAGCTCAAATAGACGACACGTATGACAGAGGCAAGATTCTGAAATTAAGTGGAAATGCGGGACTATCATATAATTTTCTAGATCATTTTACTGCACAATCAAACATTCAGTTTAATTATTCTGAAGTGTCATCAAAAGTTTTTAATCCAATAGCTTATTTTGGAAGTGGAAAGAATAGTAACGTTGATAGAAGTAGTGTTTATGAAAGTTTAAATTACTTCAGAGATTATACATTTGATGCCTTTATTAAATATGAAAACAAAATTAATGACATCCATAATGTCAATGTACTTTTAGGTACATCGGTATTTAAAACAACAGGTGAATTTACAGGGGCTACAGGATTTGATATTATAGGAAATAGTGTTGTAAATGCTAATTTAGATCAAGCTACAGATATTGAAAACATTAACAGATTTACTGGCAGAAATGCTACTTTCGATTCTAGGTTACTATCCTATTTTGGAAGGATACAATATGATTACAATGGTAAATATTTACTATCGGCTGTATTAAGACGAGACGGTTCTACAAAATTTGGACCTGAAAACAGATTTGGTTTTTTCCCTTCAGGATCTATTGGTTGGGTAGCTTCAGACGAAGAATTCCTTAAAAACAGCAACGTCTTCAATTTATTAAAAGTAAGAGCCTCTTATGGAATTTTGGGTAACGACAGAATAGGTGATTATAGATATATTTCATTATTAAATGGTGAAGGAACTTATATTTTTGATAATCAAGAGTTTATTGGTACTGCTGCAGGTGGTATTGCCAATCCTGAAATTAGATGGGAAAAACAAAAAACCTTCGATGTTGGTGTAGATATGCGTTTTTTTAATAATAAAATGGATGTTACTACCGATTATTTTAAGAAAAGAACGGAAGATTTATTGGTAATTCCAGAAGTTTCAGGATTGTTAGGTACAGGCGGTGCACCCGTTGTAAATGGAGGTACTGTTGAAAACGAAGGACTTGAATTTGCTATTGGCTATTCAGATCGATTTAACGATAATTTTAAATTCAGCATCAAATACAATGTCACTTACATTAAAAATGAAGTTTTATATGTAAACACCGATACTGGCTTTCTTGAAGGCGGAGGTTTTGGCATTGGTCAACCTGCACCTTCTAGAATGGAAGCAGGATTTCCAATAGGATATTTTTATGGTTATGAAACTGCTGGAATTTTTCAAAACCAAGCAGAAATTAACGCATCGGCTGTTGGAGACATTACTCCAGAACCTGGAGACATTAAATATGTAGACCAAAATAATGACGGAGCGATTACACTCGATGACAAAACCAATATAGGCAATCCATTACCAGATGCCACAATGGGTCTTAATATCTCTTTAGATTATAAGAACTTCGATTTTGCAGCATACGCTTTTGCATCAGTTGGAAATGAAATTGCACGTAATTACGAGCGTGGTCAACAGCTTACAAATAGAACAAATTCTTATTTAGCACGCTGGACTGGAGAAGGCACAAGTAACTCTTTCCCTAGAGTTTCTAACGGAGCTACTCCAAATAATTTGTTTTCAGATTTTTATGTTGAAGATGGTTCGTTTGTTCGATTACAAAATGTACAATTAGGCTATACATTTTCAGATAAGGCGTTTGAAAACTCTAGAATAAGCAAACTACGACTTTATGTTTCAGCAAGTAACTTATTCACACTTACAAAATACAAAGGTTACGATCCAACAACATCAAGCGGATCGCCTATTGGAGGTGGTATAGACCAAGGGTTTTATCCTAGCGCTAAAACATTTTTATTAGGTATTAACTTAAAATTATAA